In Microbacterium enclense, one genomic interval encodes:
- a CDS encoding serine hydrolase: protein MRRPARFVPTAALIALLLLVAGCTSTAPTSPVAPSTGSDPSASSYPDSTATAIRDAATTVMEANGIPGAIVLLQTPGGRFEEPLGVSDKSTGAPLTVDDHLRIGSITKTMTVTLVLQLVDDKLVDLDAPIRTYLPELPDAWKDVTVRQLAEMRSGIPSYTGTPTFDQQFLADSQRQFTPRELIAMVEPLDLLFSPGTDFDYSNSNTVILGQLVERVSGTPYASAMQHLFDAAGLAQTTYAEAATAFTAPRAQGYTTLTADGKEADATEWNASWAQAAGAAASTVGDLETWLNDLTTGSLLRAETQKERLSMVAIPGNPAGTGYGLGLVATNGWTGHSGDLPGYSSTMYARDDGSVLIVLTTTNVLVNRADGTPIPPSAAIAEAVSAIAVPGAPFVFPRVGA from the coding sequence ATGCGTCGACCCGCCCGTTTCGTCCCCACCGCCGCACTCATCGCCCTCCTCCTCCTGGTGGCCGGATGCACAAGCACGGCACCCACCAGCCCGGTTGCCCCATCGACCGGGTCAGATCCTTCCGCGTCCTCCTATCCGGACAGTACGGCGACCGCGATCAGAGACGCCGCCACGACCGTGATGGAGGCGAACGGCATCCCGGGCGCCATCGTGCTCCTCCAGACGCCAGGGGGACGATTCGAAGAACCGCTCGGGGTCTCCGACAAGTCGACCGGCGCCCCGCTGACCGTCGACGATCATCTGCGGATCGGGAGCATCACCAAGACGATGACGGTGACGCTCGTGCTGCAACTGGTCGACGACAAGCTGGTCGATCTGGATGCGCCCATCCGCACCTATCTGCCCGAACTCCCCGACGCCTGGAAAGACGTCACCGTCAGACAGCTCGCCGAGATGCGAAGCGGCATCCCGAGCTACACCGGCACCCCGACCTTCGATCAGCAGTTCCTCGCCGACTCTCAACGCCAGTTCACTCCCCGCGAGTTGATCGCGATGGTCGAACCCCTCGATCTGCTCTTCAGCCCGGGAACGGACTTCGACTACTCGAACTCCAATACCGTCATCCTGGGGCAGCTCGTCGAGCGCGTCTCCGGCACACCGTATGCCTCCGCCATGCAGCACCTCTTCGACGCGGCCGGCCTCGCGCAGACCACGTATGCGGAAGCAGCCACCGCGTTCACCGCACCCCGTGCCCAGGGCTACACCACCCTCACCGCGGACGGGAAGGAAGCCGACGCCACGGAGTGGAACGCGTCCTGGGCGCAAGCCGCGGGAGCAGCTGCTTCCACGGTGGGAGATCTCGAGACCTGGCTGAACGATCTCACGACAGGATCCCTCCTCCGTGCGGAGACCCAGAAAGAACGCCTGAGCATGGTGGCCATACCGGGCAACCCGGCCGGCACGGGGTACGGCCTCGGACTCGTGGCCACGAACGGATGGACGGGACACAGCGGCGATCTGCCTGGATACTCCTCCACCATGTACGCCCGGGACGATGGTTCCGTGCTCATCGTCCTCACCACGACGAACGTCCTCGTCAACCGGGCGGACGGCACGCCCATCCCGCCGAGCGCCGCGATCGCCGAGGCCGTGTCGGCGATCGCCGTACCTGGTGCACCCTTCGTGTTCCCGCGGGTGGGCGCCTAG